Proteins encoded in a region of the Magallana gigas chromosome 8, xbMagGiga1.1, whole genome shotgun sequence genome:
- the LOC105319506 gene encoding leucine-rich repeat and fibronectin type III domain-containing protein 1-like protein: MFPHLNIRSRLLIQWIFLVWEFLHVFADSAYCPGACFCPSLTKNVYCVRKSLLQIPNGIPADTIQLNLNDNPFSVTTLQRSNFSFYTRLEQLFIKGCGIEYVSLDSFADLPKLKWLDISKNRLKAIDDYTFRGLTLEHLFLNDNPGIQLSTNAFGGLRTTGLYIHECAISSLAIEVFKPLNGTLKALWIDKNKIETFGTEWLYLFRKLSHVRLGNNPFHCNCELKWLFDFYNNDQNNQNKIPSKEEPSCRSPPNLRGKDFGALTEDDFTCQLPVFKNVDLIFEESVGKLTCLASGDPVPTIHWIKPDNSSETFPPKPNLVQIKDNEGVMYISNPHSVSNVKYQCVASNPAGNVTLSLNVFWPTHYPRDVGIPDTPKPEKPPTLKPTTQATTLSAKIEEKNSKTIFQKQPKPSEKVYVINANATKSGMSMEHRLSPSEESPDYTVVDIIGAVVGTFILTLIACVVIFHFFYRHHEKLFRDHPPPVNEKSPPVNNFSPAEKLLLQNNQV, from the coding sequence ATGTTCCCTCATCTAAATATTCGCAGTAGGCTGTTGATACAGTGGATATTCCTTGTGTGggaatttttacatgtatttgcagaTAGTGCATACTGCCCCGGTGCATGTTTTTGCCCTTCTCTTACCAAAAATGTGTACTGTGTCAGAAAAAGCTTATTGCAGATTCCTAACGGAATACCTGCTGATACAATTCAGCTAAATCTTAACGACAACCCGTTTTCTGTGACAACTTTGCAGAGGAGTAATTTCTCCTTTTACACCCGACTGGAACAGCTCTTTATAAAAGGATGCGGCATCGAATACGTTTCCTTGGATTCATTTGCCGATTTACCAAAGTTAAAGTGGCTGGATATCAGCAAAAACCGTCTCAAGGCCATTGATGACTACACGTTCAGAGGGTTAACCCTggaacatttgtttttaaatgacaaCCCGGGAATACAATTGTCCACAAACGCTTTTGGTGGACTTAGAACAACGGGATTATATATTCACGAATGTGCCATTTCTTCTCTTGCAATCGAAGTTTTTAAACCTTTGAATGGGACGTTAAAGGCTTTGTGGATAGATAAAAACAAGATAGAAACTTTTGGAACAGAATGGCTCTATTTGTTTCGAAAACTAAGTCACGTAAGACTGGGGAATAACCCCTTTCATTGCAACTGTGAGCTGAAATGGCTGTTTGACTTCTATAACAATGATCaaaacaatcaaaacaaaataccaTCGAAAGAGGAGCCCTCTTGTCGATCCCCacctaatttaaggggcaaaGACTTCGGTGCTTTAACTGAAGATGATTTTACGTGCCAGTTGCCAGTGTTTAAAAACGTAGATCTTATATTTGAAGAGAGCGTCGGTAAGTTAACGTGTCTTGCTAGCGGAGACCCGGTTCCTACCATTCACTGGATAAAGCCTGATAATTCATCTGAAACATTTCCACCCAAACCTAACCTTGTACAAATCAAGGATAATGAGGGTGTGATGTACATCAGCAATCCTCATTCTGTGAGCAACGTCAAATATCAGTGTGTGGCCAGCAATCCGGCGGGAAACGTCACGTTGTCCCTTAACGTTTTCTGGCCAACGCATTATCCACGTGACGTAGGGATTCCCGATACCCCCAAACCAGAAAAACCACCAACCCTTAAACCAACAACACAAGCCACAACACTCTCTGCTAAAATAGAGGAGAAAAATAGCAAAACTATATTTCAGAAACAACCCAAACCAAGTGAGAAAGTGTATGTTATTAATGCAAATGCTACAAAATCAGGGATGAGCATGGAGCACCGTTTGTCTCCTTCTGAAGAGTCCCCGGATTATACAGTGGTGGACATAATAGGCGCTGTCGTTGGTACTTTCATTCTCACTCTCATTGCGTGTGTCGtcatttttcactttttttatcGTCACCATGAAAAGCTTTTTCGCGATCACCCACCGCCGGTGAATGAAAAATCGCCCCCTGTGAACAATTTCTCGCCGGCAGAAAAACTGCTTCTCCAGAATAATCAAGTCTAG